Proteins co-encoded in one Ensifer sp. PDNC004 genomic window:
- a CDS encoding ABC transporter permease, producing the protein MKALRFDKLGAIIAVLALGGAFIAPFATFRANRIVAGEVKSVADALPAGGSAVLLAIVVCAVVVALLRSPAYLRLAAAFVTLATLALGIGVAATHLTPEANTYARVSPASGFWTMLFAFGLLAADALTRLRPAPFVRVVVLVAVLGFTGILLLSGTWDGLSILKEYASRVDTFWAEGRKHVTLALGSLVAATLVGIPLGILCHRVTRLRDGLLGVLNAIQTIPSIALFGILIAPLGWIALHVPGAASIGIRGIGVAPAFVALFLYSLLPVVANTVVGLAGVPRDANDAARGIGMTDWQRLVGIEFPLAFPVILTGIRIVLVQNIGLATIAALIGGGGFGVFVFQGVGQTAMDLVLLGAVPTVVLAFAAAIVLDAVIEMATPNTRQAEAA; encoded by the coding sequence TTGAAAGCACTCCGCTTTGACAAGCTCGGAGCGATCATTGCGGTCTTGGCGCTCGGCGGTGCCTTCATCGCACCTTTTGCAACGTTTCGTGCCAACCGTATCGTCGCCGGTGAGGTCAAGTCGGTGGCCGACGCCTTGCCTGCGGGCGGGAGTGCCGTGCTGCTGGCCATCGTGGTCTGCGCGGTCGTCGTCGCGCTACTGCGCTCGCCCGCTTATCTGCGTCTCGCTGCGGCCTTTGTCACGCTCGCCACGCTGGCGCTCGGCATCGGTGTTGCCGCCACGCATCTGACGCCTGAAGCCAACACTTATGCCCGGGTGTCGCCCGCTTCGGGCTTCTGGACCATGCTTTTTGCCTTCGGGCTGCTCGCGGCCGACGCCTTGACGCGACTGCGCCCGGCGCCTTTCGTGCGCGTGGTGGTGCTCGTCGCCGTGCTTGGCTTTACAGGGATACTCTTGCTTTCAGGCACCTGGGATGGTCTTTCCATCCTGAAGGAGTACGCGAGCCGCGTGGATACGTTCTGGGCGGAGGGCCGGAAGCATGTGACCCTGGCGCTCGGCTCGCTCGTCGCCGCGACCCTCGTCGGCATCCCGCTCGGCATCCTCTGCCACCGGGTCACGCGACTGCGCGACGGATTGCTCGGCGTGCTGAACGCGATTCAGACGATCCCGTCGATTGCGCTCTTCGGGATTCTCATCGCCCCGCTCGGCTGGATCGCCCTCCATGTGCCGGGCGCCGCTTCGATCGGCATTCGTGGCATCGGCGTTGCCCCGGCCTTCGTCGCCCTCTTCCTCTATTCGCTGCTGCCTGTCGTCGCCAACACCGTCGTCGGACTGGCCGGCGTTCCGCGAGACGCGAACGACGCCGCGCGTGGCATCGGCATGACCGATTGGCAACGGCTGGTCGGCATCGAATTTCCGCTGGCCTTTCCGGTGATCCTCACCGGGATCCGCATCGTGCTCGTCCAGAATATTGGCCTTGCGACCATCGCTGCGCTCATCGGCGGCGGCGGCTTTGGCGTCTTCGTCTTCCAGGGCGTCGGCCAGACCGCGATGGACCTCGTGCTACTCGGTGCCGTCCCGACGGTCGTGCTGGCGTTCGCCGCGGCGATCGTGCTCGACGCGGTCATCGAGATGGCCACACCCAACACCAGGCAGGCAGAGGCCGCATGA
- a CDS encoding ABC transporter substrate-binding protein: MRLTRLLIGTALAFTLTAAAASADVVVSSKIDTEGGVLGNIILAVLNANNIKTVDRVQLGATPVVRKAITAGEIDIYPEYTGNAAFFFEKADDPVWKDAAKGYETAKKLDYDANKIVWLTPSPANNTWAIGLRKEVADENKLKTLSDFGKYVAGGGKLVLAASSEFVNSAAALPAFQTTYGFTLKQDQLITLSGGDTAATIAAAANQTNGANAAMVYGTDGGIAPSGLVVLEDDKAVQPVYQPAPIIREAVLKENPQIEELLKPVFEKLDLVTLQELNGRVQVGGEPAKAVAEDFLKKNGFLK; this comes from the coding sequence ATGCGCCTGACCAGACTGCTTATCGGAACTGCCCTTGCCTTCACGCTGACTGCTGCCGCGGCGAGTGCCGATGTGGTCGTATCCTCGAAGATCGACACGGAGGGCGGTGTGCTCGGCAACATCATCCTTGCGGTGCTCAACGCCAACAACATCAAGACGGTCGACCGCGTCCAGCTTGGGGCGACGCCGGTCGTGCGCAAGGCGATCACCGCCGGCGAGATCGACATCTATCCGGAATATACGGGCAATGCCGCCTTCTTCTTCGAAAAGGCCGACGATCCGGTCTGGAAGGATGCGGCCAAGGGCTATGAGACGGCCAAGAAGCTCGACTACGACGCCAACAAGATCGTCTGGCTGACGCCGTCACCGGCCAACAACACCTGGGCGATCGGCCTGCGCAAGGAAGTGGCCGACGAAAACAAGCTGAAGACGCTCAGCGATTTCGGCAAGTATGTCGCCGGCGGCGGTAAGCTCGTGCTGGCGGCATCGTCGGAATTCGTGAACTCGGCCGCCGCACTGCCGGCGTTCCAGACGACCTACGGCTTCACCTTGAAGCAGGACCAGCTCATCACGCTTTCCGGCGGTGATACCGCGGCAACGATTGCGGCCGCGGCGAACCAGACGAACGGCGCGAACGCGGCCATGGTCTATGGCACCGACGGCGGCATCGCGCCGTCCGGCCTCGTCGTGCTGGAGGATGACAAGGCGGTGCAGCCCGTCTATCAGCCGGCCCCGATCATCCGCGAAGCGGTGCTCAAGGAAAACCCGCAGATCGAGGAACTCTTGAAGCCGGTGTTCGAAAAGCTGGACCTGGTGACGCTGCAGGAGCTGAACGGCCGCGTGCAGGTCGGCGGCGAACCGGCCAAGGCAGTCGCCGAGGACTTCCTGAAGAAGAACGGTTTCCTGAAATAA